The segment TGTGTTTTGTTTCTTTATTACTCATTTAAATCCCCCCTTCTTTTCATGCTTGCGCTTACACCTCCAATTTTTCTCATTCATACCTCACCGCCTCGACCGGACTCATCTTTGACGCCTTCCTTGCTGGATACAACCCCGACAGCACTCCTACAATTACCGCAACCACAATCCCGCCGAGCAGAACCTCTGGTCGCAAAATCGCCGGTATCTCTTCTCCGAATGCCGCACCTATCCCAATGCTTATGACGTTTGCACCAATGATACCCAGCACACAGCCACAGACACCACCCGCTACGCTCACCATGCCCGACTCAAGCAAGAAAAGAGAAAGAACATTCCTGTTTTTTGCTCCTATCGCTTTCATTATGCCTATCTCATGCGTTCGTTCCATCACGGACATCAGCATCGTGTTCATTATGCCAATAGAAGCAACGATAAGCGAAATAGAAGCGATAGCAACTAACACAGCTTGCAGTAGTGTGAAAATGGTTTTTAACTGCACGATAGCGCTGCCCATCGTCATTGCGCTCGTAAAATCATCAAGCTTATGGTTCTCATCTATTCGCTCCTCTATCTCCTCCGCGATTAATTCCGCTTCCCCTATGTCTCGCACCCTCACCGTTATCTGCGCAATTTCATCATTGCCCAGTATACTCTTTGCATCTCTTTCCGTGATATATATCGAGGAATCCACGTCCGACCTGAATCCACCCTGCTTCTCCAGCACGCCAACCACCCTGAATTTGCTTCCGCCTATATTTAGCCTGTCGTTGACCCCTATCTCTTCATCAAAATAGTCATTCGCAATGCTATGCCCAATCAGGCATGCTTTGTGGTCATTATCGCGTAAATCCCTACCATCTCCTGTCTTCACTACTTCCCCAAATATCGCACTGATATCTCGTGTGTCAATACCTATCACTCTCATAACTGTCTTTTCTCCCCGGTATTCCACCTCTTCCATCCCGCTTATCATTGCCGCAGCTTCCTTCACTCCCCCTATCCGCTCCACATCTTTCAAATCTCGCTCGTTAAAACTGCCAAGTTCCATATAGTTCCCGAAATTCGCCTTACCCGGCATTACAAAGATTAAATCTACCATCTCCACTAATTCCCCTGTTACTGATTGCTCAAAGCCATAGCCCACGGACATTAAAGCGATTACCGCCGCTATCCCTACTGCAATGCCCAGGAGTGTGAGACTCGTACGTGCTTTCCGCTCCTTTATATCCCGATATGCTAACAGAAATATATCCTTCATTCTTCGAGCAACCTTCCGTCTTTCATCCTTATTACTCGCGGCGCGTGAGCTGCAATCTCAGTATCGTGCGTCACCACGATTATCGTCCTTCCTTCGTTGCGGTTCAAGCCCTCTAAGATGCCCATTATCGCATCTCCTGTCTCGCTATCCACGTTACCCGTGGGTTCGTCACCGATGATAACTGCGGGGTTATTAGAAAGTGCACGTGCAATAGCCACTCGCTGTTGCTGCCCGCCACTCAGCTCCGAGGGTTTGTGATGCATACGCTCGCGAAGCCCGACCTTTGCAAGCAGTTCTGCAGCCCTCTTAATACGCGCATCACTCTTCACACCTGCGAAGAACATGGGAAGCGCGACATTTTCCAGCGCAGTTAGCGAATGGATGAGATTAAACTGCTGGAATATGAATCCTATCTTTTTACGTCTTATCTCCGCAAGCTCGTTCTCGCTGAGCGAGGCGGTATTCACACCACCGATGAATACCGCACCGCTCGTTGGTTTATCCAGGCAGCCGAGCATATTGAGCAGCGTAGATTTGCCCGAGCCGGAAGGTCCCACGATCGCGAGGAACTCTCCTTCTTCTATTTCTAAACTCACATCTCGCAGTGCCGGCACCTCTATCTTCCCCATCCGGTAAACCTTGCTTAGATGCTCTGCTCGGATCATTCTACGCAGTTCCTCCTTTGCTTCACTTTCACCCTCACCCACACGACTGCAATCACCGCTAACAGGATTACAGGCAGTGCAACGAATGACATAGGAAGTAACGCATCCTTCTGCGGCTCTTTTACTTCTATTCGCACTTCGTAACCTGCAGTTTCATAAGTTTTATCGGTGTTTACATCTCTGAACACCAGTTTGAATGCAAATCTGTTTTCTCCTGCGTTCAAATCGCTTGTATCAACGTCAAAAGAAGCGGAAAATACGTCTCCGGCTTCCATGTCGCCAATAAAATATTCTGAAGGCAGTATCCTCACTCTTTCCACTCCGTTACTTACAGGCACTACGGATACCGTTTTAACGTCTTTTGGCAGTCCATTAGCCACGTCAAAGTCTATCTTTGCTACTTCTCCTTTCAAAACCGACTTAGGCGCATCTACCAGGATGAGCCTTAAGTCTGCGTTGCTCCTCACGAATACCGTAGAATCCAGTGTATTTCGATGCGAATTGATGCCATTTTTGTATTCCACTACGAACTGGATGTCTTTATTCCCCTCGGAAACACAAAGAGGAGTAAACGAGAAATTTACACACCTTTTCTCGTACGGCGCCAGGTTGCCTATGAAGATTCGCTCAGGCGTGAATTCTAACTCATCATTTTCCGGACTCTCTTTCTCTTTCACCTCCACATTTACACCGCTAACTAAATTTGGTCTGTTATTCGCCACCACCACCGCTATTTCCTTTGATTCACTGAGTGAAATCTCGGACGGAACGTCTTTCTCAAGTATCTCCACGCTGCTGCTCTCCACCTTCACAGGTACTGGAAATCGCACGTTGTCGCCATTATCTACTTCTATGCATACTTCAGGGAAGTAAGTGCCATCGCTGGTATGCGTAGCAGCTTTTATCGGTATTGCGACTGTTATGCTCTCACCGGGTCCTAAAGCTCCTACGTTGTAATACTCAGAGCGCTGTACGCCTTCTCGCGCCCATTGTATATTTTTGTCGCTACCACTCAGCCTTATGCTTTCTATTTCTGCACTTATACTTCGCTTTGAAATCTTCGTGGTCTCAGATG is part of the Methanophagales archaeon genome and harbors:
- a CDS encoding ABC transporter permease; this encodes MKDIFLLAYRDIKERKARTSLTLLGIAVGIAAVIALMSVGYGFEQSVTGELVEMVDLIFVMPGKANFGNYMELGSFNERDLKDVERIGGVKEAAAMISGMEEVEYRGEKTVMRVIGIDTRDISAIFGEVVKTGDGRDLRDNDHKACLIGHSIANDYFDEEIGVNDRLNIGGSKFRVVGVLEKQGGFRSDVDSSIYITERDAKSILGNDEIAQITVRVRDIGEAELIAEEIEERIDENHKLDDFTSAMTMGSAIVQLKTIFTLLQAVLVAIASISLIVASIGIMNTMLMSVMERTHEIGIMKAIGAKNRNVLSLFLLESGMVSVAGGVCGCVLGIIGANVISIGIGAAFGEEIPAILRPEVLLGGIVVAVIVGVLSGLYPARKASKMSPVEAVRYE
- a CDS encoding ABC transporter ATP-binding protein; this translates as MIRAEHLSKVYRMGKIEVPALRDVSLEIEEGEFLAIVGPSGSGKSTLLNMLGCLDKPTSGAVFIGGVNTASLSENELAEIRRKKIGFIFQQFNLIHSLTALENVALPMFFAGVKSDARIKRAAELLAKVGLRERMHHKPSELSGGQQQRVAIARALSNNPAVIIGDEPTGNVDSETGDAIMGILEGLNRNEGRTIIVVTHDTEIAAHAPRVIRMKDGRLLEE